In the genome of Triticum aestivum cultivar Chinese Spring unplaced genomic scaffold, IWGSC CS RefSeq v2.1 scaffold58405, whole genome shotgun sequence, one region contains:
- the LOC123177583 gene encoding ent-kaurenoic acid oxidase-like: protein WYFKLARRPDDFIGAKKSAYGSAAGMYRTHLFGSPSIIACSPAANKFVLQSPESFGIRWPVPELVGITSVVNVEGSSHARLRGFILAAINRPSSLQTIATVVQPRVVAALRTWADKGTIVAATEIKKVISRQN from the coding sequence TGGTACTTCAAGCTGGCACGCCGCCCGGACGACTTCATCGGCGCCAAGAAGAGCGCGTACGGCAGCGCGGCAGGGATGTACAGGACGCATCTGTTCGGCTCCCCCAGCATCATCGCCTGCTCGCCGGCCGCGAACAAGTTCGTGCTGCAGTCACCCGAAAGCTTCGGCATCAGGTGGCCGGTGCCGGAGCTCGTCGGCATCACGTCGGTGGTGAACGTGGAGGGCAGCAGCCACGCCAGACTCCGTGGGTTCATCCTCGCCGCCATCAACCGGCCCAGCTCGCTCCAGACCATCGCCACCGTTGTGCAACCGCGCGTCGTAGCGGCGCTGCGAACGTGGGCGGATAAGGGTACCATCGTCGCCGCCACAGAGATTAAAAAGGTAATTTCTAGACAAAATTAA